The genomic stretch CGCCACGCAGCGTGGTGTGCGTACCGATGGGCTGTCCTTCGCGGAGCTTGAACTGCGCGATGGACTTCCGTGCGCGGGTCACCTTGGGCTTCTGACCGGTGATCTTGGTCAGGTCCTCGACGGCGCCCTGGATCAGCTTGGAGTCGCGAGCTGCCTCGCCCACGCCCATGTTGACCACGACCTTGACCAGGCCGGGGACCTCCATGACGTTGGAGTATCCAAACTCATCCTGCAGCGTGGAACGGATCTCCGCGCGGTACTTGCCCTTGAGACGGGGGGTGGTCTTCACAGTCTCGCTCTGAACCTCAGTCATCACAGGTCCTTTCCGGAAGCTTTGGCGAAGCGGACGCGCACAGTCTTGCTGACGCCGTCACGCTCCACGGTCTCCT from Nesterenkonia sandarakina encodes the following:
- the rplE gene encoding 50S ribosomal protein L5, giving the protein MTEVQSETVKTTPRLKGKYRAEIRSTLQDEFGYSNVMEVPGLVKVVVNMGVGEAARDSKLIQGAVEDLTKITGQKPKVTRARKSIAQFKLREGQPIGTHTTLRGDRMWEFVDRLVTLALPRIRDFRGLSGKQFDGNGNYTFGLTEQSVFHEIDQDKIDRPRGMDITVVTTAKTDEEGRALLKALGFPFKTD